One region of Takifugu flavidus isolate HTHZ2018 chromosome 14, ASM371156v2, whole genome shotgun sequence genomic DNA includes:
- the tecta gene encoding alpha-tectorin, translating to MVWLEGPVILLHLLSTFVQMGASSWSTLYPYGPSHRDQETPKMDDGSSPEITLSIQFIFFNSPYRSIYVNNNGVISFNVQVSQFTPEAFPLSDSRSFIAPLWADVHNGIRGDVYYRESMEPEILQKATQDIRKHFKNMAAFMATWVFIATWHQVTFYGGSQTTPVNTFQAVLISDGTKSFCMFNYGEISWSTGTASGGDPLTGLGGTTAQSGFNGGDIGLFFNLPGSRSNDMVNIEQTTNVNTPGRWVFRIDTELIDPANGCSYNGRFYRRGEIFWLSDQCSQRCRCLDIENQVHCQEAPCGQLETCEQQEGAFYCQPTRTSTCVVFGDPHYHTFDGFLYHFQGTCSYLLARPCWEIMGLPFFSVEAKNENRGMASVSWLRDVTVEVYGHRVLIPKGNFGRVMVNGLLKTLPVELQLGAIRVYQSGVAVALETDFGLLVTYDGQHYASISLPSSYFNNTCGLCGNYNDDPADDPVLPDGSLAESVVELGGSWRAEDTDWRCSDGCVQNCSVCDPVTEAFYFRSDYCGLINKTDGPFRDCRAVVDPTAFVYSCVYDMCSNRDNITTLCQAIQAYALACQALGVTIRPWRSRTFCALPCPEFSHYQVCTSACPASCSDLTAPLYCAHPCTEGCQCNQGYVLSGSRCVQREDCGCEHNGLYYPLNTTFWAGHNGEEYDCTLRCSCGPAGEVSCFNDSCKEGEVCVAEVGLLGCYPRREGVCSITQNSVTSSFDGTFLLFPDDSSYYLLKLCGPVPANGSVVEVKMGRRLMNKGPSWKRPVVVTVANLEAQVGGTDFDIVKVNSEPVGLPYIHPTGTMMIYRAPGNTTVVESRGLLRVHYTRQGFLNISLSTLFYNVSCGLCGVFNSNATDDLRLPNGRLADTAEQFSESWRSIADDLTCNGDCDDLYRMCTDLRLYQSPWMCGNINDPGNSSFLACHTVVNPSPFFRNCLYNMCVKAGNHSALCSSLHDYATACQDAHVDLTSWRSAANCPLPCPENSHFDECTSSCPPTCANLDEPREPCPLPCQEGCQCEDGFVLHDHLCVARSDCGCVSHGRHLATNQTFWTDWECQERCYCNGSDNSVYCHLAPCGLEEYCHENDGLYFCLPHTEALCAAAGYGHFLPFGSVPFELQSSCALQMVTSHCARDGRDTTVGGPLPPFSLTARNEERDTSQAIWVRGFLLEVYEFEIEVARSYKNTVMVNMERLYLPLKLGQGKVSIFTLGMQLFLETDFGLKVAFDWSSLLLVTLPRDLYNVSCGLCQGVPLSPPTITATEWGMAWAERDAFCQVGCRDSCPRCGLGDGSVMQEAADANMDDAADGAKAGIRLHFGNGLYVFVEPEAVRLCGFIIDREGAFARCHSKVAPAFFYQSCLQDTCLDQGAQETICNWLQIYAGTCQLQGVPVPGWRSSTPCVHNCPPNSHYSSCTSACPPQCAPARGQRDCSHDCVEGCQCDQGYVLNGKSCILPQNCGCYTDGKYYEPKQLFWNSDCTKRCHCIGRNLVQCDPRRCKAEEECALRHGVRGCVVRRSQHCVGSGGGVFRTFDGASLRFPASCSFVLSTNCHKLPDLSFQLIANFDKWSTPNLTTISHVYLYINEENILISGNTVKVNGTPVSVPFLTGQMTRLSTSEGFIIIDTAQDIQVRYNHFSTLSIAMGQRLQNKVCGLCGNFNGDPSDDYITSRGKPAVSALELAQSWKTNGMQNSCDETQYVALAQSCDNTAVVALQAEDACQKLTQLKGFFQPCHGLLDPQPFYQSCYLDGCYNHQKAQVCGSLAAYAEACRSMGTLTTKWITQENCSEWIYDPCAGEVCTNFTCEQENGGDLCGCPELTSSPGEDDIIQAEVTCRHAQMEVSISKCKLFQLGFEREDIRVNDERCAATEGEDFISFLINNTKGHCGSIVQSNGTHIMYKNTVWIESVNNTGNIITRDKTINVEFSCAYELDLKISLETVLRPMLSVINLTLPTQEGNFITKMALYKNASYRHPYREGEVVLSTRDILYVGVFVEGADEDQLILIVNMCWATPSRHSGDRLRYVIIERGCPNIKDNTIGMAENGVSLTCRFHVTVFKFIGDYDEVHLHCDVTLCDGDRKACKVNCPQQRRTSSDSGRQKEQILTVGPIRRRESNWCQDNNGGCDQICTSKTTGAICSCVSGMLQPDGRSCRSVSSSYIWRPAVLLLCINVLIPMFLRHVHLLNH from the exons ATGGTCTGGCTCGAAGGTCCAGTCATTCTCCTCCACCTTTTGAGCACATTTGTACAGATGGGGG CTAGCAGCTGGTCGACCTTGTATCCATACGGGCCAAGCCACAGGGATCAAGAGACGCcaaagatggatgatggaagttCCCCAGAAATTACATTGAGcattcagttcattttcttTAACAGCCCGTACCGTTCCATCTAT GTGAACAACAATGGCGTGATCTCCTTCAACGTGCAGGTCAGCCAGTTCACGCCAGAGGCTTTTCCTCTGAGTGACAGCAGGTCCTTCATCGCTCCGCTCTGGGCAGACGTGCACAACGGTATCCGTGGAGATGTGTATTACAGAGAGTCGATGGAACCGGAAATACTGCAGAAGGCGACACAAGACATCCGGAAGCACTTCAAAAACATGGCTGCCTTCATGGCAACATGGGTCTTCATTGCCACGTGGCATCAGGTCACCTTTTACGGAGGAAGCCAGACGACACCG GTAAACACCTTCCAGgctgtgctcatctcagatgGCACAAAGTCCTTTTGTATGTTCAACTATGGAGAAATCTCATGGAGCACAGGAACAGCAAGTGGAGGAGATCCTTTAACAGGACTTGGTGGAACGACAGCTCAG TCAGGTTTTAACGGGGGAGACATCGGACTCTTCTTTAACCTGCCTGGATCTCGCTCCAACGACATGGTGAACATCGAACAGACCACCAATGTTAATACCCCTGGTCGTTGGGTCTTTCGAATAGACACAGAACTGATCGACCCAGCTAATGGCTGCAGCTACAATG GACGTTTTTACCGTCGTGGAGAAATCTTCTGGCTGTCTGACCAGTGTTCCCAGCGATGTCGCTGCCTTGACATTGAAAACCAGGTTCACTGCCAGGAGGCTCCATGTGGACAGTTGGAGACCtgtgagcagcaggaaggagcctTTTACTGCCAGCCGACCCGAACCAGCACTTGTGTGGTGTTCGGAGACCCCCACTACCACACCTTTGATGGGTTCCTCTATCACTTCCAGGGAACGTGCTCTTATCTTCTGGCTCGACCTTGCTGGGAGATCATGGGGCTGCCCTTCTTCAGTGTGGAGGCTAAGAATGAGAATCGCGGGATGGCCTCTGTCTCGTGGCTTAGAGATGTCACGGTGGAGGTGTATGGACACCGAGTTCTAATACCAAAAGGAAACTTTGGACGAGTAATG GTGAACGGTTTGCTGAAGACTTTGCCCGTTGAACTACAGCTCGGTGCAATCAGAGTATATCAGTCTGGGGTTGCTGTTGCCTTGGAAACAGACTTTGGCCTCCTGGTAACCTATGATGGACAGCACTATGCATCCATCTCCCTCCCTAGTTCCTACTTTAACAACACCTGTGGCCTGTGTGGTAACTACAACGACGACCCTGCAGATGACCCTGTGCTTCCCGATGGCTCTCTGGCAGAAAGCGTGGTGGAGCTGGGGGggagctggagagcagaggacactgactggaggTGTTCAGATGGTTGTGTTCAGAACTGCAGCGTGTGTGATCCAGTTACAGAAGCTTTTTACTTCCGCTCAGACTACTGTGGCCTCATCAACAAGACAGACGGCCCTTTTAGAGACTGCAGAGCTGTGGTGGACCCCACAGCCTTCGTCTACAGCTGTGTGTATGATATGTGCAGCAACAGGGATAACATCACCACTCTGTGTCAGGCTATACAGGCCTATGCTCTAGCCTGTCAGGCGCTCGGTGTCACAATTCGACCGTGGAGGTCTCGCACGTTCTGTG CTTTGCCATGTCCAGAGTTCAGCCATTATCAAGTTTGCACCAGTGCATGCCCGGCCTCCTGCTCCGACCTCACTGCCCCCCTGTACTGTGCCCATCCTTGCACTGAAGGCTGTCAGTGTAACCAAGGCTACGTCCTGAGTGGCAGTCGTTGTGTGCAGCGCGAGGACTGTGGCTGTGAACATAATGGCCTCTACTACCCCCTAAACACCACTTTCTGGGCAGGACACAATGGAGAAGAGTATGACTGCACCCTCCGCTGCAGCTGTGGTCCTGCAGGCGAGGTGTCCTGCTTCAATGATTCCTGCAAGGAGGGTGAGGTGTGCGTGGCCGAAGTGGGATTGCTTGGGTGCTACCCCAGAAGGGAGGGAGTGTGCTCCATCACCCAGAACTCAGTGACGTCCTCCTTTGATGGCACCTTCCTGCTGTTTCCAGACGACAGCTCATATTACCTTCTGAAACTCTGTGGTCCTGTGCCAGCCAATGGTTctgtggtggaggtgaagatgggTAGGCGGCTTATGAACAAAGGCCCCTCCTGGAAAAGGCCAGTGGTGGTTACAGTGGCCAACCTGGAAGCTCAAGTGGGAGGGACAGATTTTGATATCGTTAAG GTAAATAGTGAACCAGTAGGGCTCCCTTACATCCACCCAACAGGTACGATGATGATCTACAGAGCACCAGGCAACACTACGGTGGTGGAGTCTCGCGGTCTGCTCCGCGTCCACTATACCCGGCAAGGATTCCTCaacatctctctctccactctcttctACAATGTGAGCTGTGGTTTGTGTGGCGTCTTCAACAGTAACGCCACCGATGACCTGCGCCTTCCAAACGGACGCCTGGCAGACACTGCAGAACAGTTTAGTGAGAGTTGGCGCTCCATCGCTGACGATCTCACCTGTAACGGGGACTGCGATGACCTATATCGCATGTGCACAGACTTACGGCTGTACCAGAGTCCGTGGATGTGCGGAAACATCAATGACCCGGGGAATAGTTCGTTCCTGGCTTGTCACACAGTGGTCAACCCTTCACCATTTTTCAGAAACTGCCTGTATAACATGTGCGTGAAGGCAGGGAACCACTCAGCCTTGTGTTCTTCGCTGCATGATTATGCTACTGCCTGTCAGGATGCTCATGTAGACCTCACCTCCTGGAGGAGCGCCGCCAACTGTC CTCTTCCATGTCCAGAAAACAGTCACTTTGATGAGTGCACCAGCAGCTGCCCTCCAACCTGTGCCAACCTGGATGAACCAAGGGAACCGTGCCCCCTGCCATGCCAGGAGGGGTGTCAGTGTGAGGATGGCTTTGTTCTGCATGACCACCTTTGTGTAGCGCGCAGTGACTGCGGCTGTGTGAGCCATGGCCGTCACCTGGCAACTAATCAGACTTTCTGGACTGACTGGGAGTGCCAGGAGCGGTGCTACTGTAATGGCTCTGACAACAGTGTGTACTGTCATCTGGCCCCCTGTGGCCTGGAGGAGTACTGCCACGAGAACGACGGTCTGTATTTCTGCCTGCCGCACACTGAGGCCCTCTGCGCGGCAGCAGGATACGGACACTTCCTGCCATTTGGGAGCGTCCCATTTGAACTACAGAGCTCGTGCGCTCTTCAGATGGTCACTAGCCACTGTGCACGAGACGGCAGGGACACAACTGTGGGTGGACCTTTACCTCCATTTTCACTAACGGCTCGAAACGAAGAAAGAGACACAAGCCAGGCCATTTGGGTGAGGGGGTTTCTCCTGGAGGTGTACGAGTTTGAGATCGAGGTGGCTCGGAGCTACAAAAACACGGTGATG GTAAATATGGAACGTTTGTACCTCCCTCTGAAGCTGGGCCAGGGGAAGGTCAGTATTTTCACCTTGGGCATGCAGCTGTTCCTGGAGACCGACTTTGGCCTGAAGGTGGCCTTCGACTGGAGTAGCCTCCTCCTGGTGACCCTCCCCCGTGATCTGTACAACGTTTCCTGTGGGCTCTGCCAGGGCGTGCCCTTATCCCCGCCCACCATCACAGCCACTGAGTGGGGTATGGCCTGGGCAGAGCGAGATGCTTTCTGCCAGGTGGGCTGCAGAGACTCGTGCCCTCGGTGTGGCCTCGGTGATGGGAGCGTAATGCAGGAGGCAGCTGACGCTAACATGGACGACGCAGCTGACGGAGCAAAAGCCGGCATACGTCTGCACTTTGGAAATGGACTTTATGTGTTTGTGGAACCAGAGGCCGTGAGGCTCTGCGGGTTCATTATCGATAGGGAAGGTGCATTTGCACGCTGCCACAGCAAGGTGGCGCCAGCATTCTTTTATCAGAGTTGCCTACAGGACACGTGCTTGGACCAGGGCGCTCAGGAAACCATCTGCAACTGGCTGCAAATTTACGCTGGAACCTGCCAGCTCCAAGGTGTCCCCGTTCCTGGCTGGAGGAGTTCCACACCATGTG TCCACAACTGTCCACCAAACAGCCATTACTCCAGCTGTACGTCAGCATGTCCGCCCCAGTGCGCCCCCGCCCGAGGCCAGAGGGACTGCAGCCATGACTGTGTGGAGGGCTGCCAGTGTGACCAGGGCTACGTCCTCAATGGCAAGAGCTGCATCCTGCCTCAGAACTGCGGCTGCTACACCGACGGGAAATACTACGAG CCCAAACAGCTGTTCTGGAACAGCGACTGCACCAAACGCTGCCACTGCATCGGTCGGAATCTGGTCCAATGCGACCCTAGGCGCTGCaaggcagaggaagagtgtgCGCTCCGCCACGGCGTGCGTGGATGTGTTGTGCGCCGCTCCCAGCACTGCGTTGGGTCCGGAGGAGGCGTCTTCCGGACCTTCGACGGGGCGTCCCTGCGCTTTccggcctcctgctccttcgTCCTGTCCACAAACTGCCACAAGCTTCCTGACCTCTCCTTTCAGCTCATCGCCAACTTTGATAAATGGAGCACGCCAAACCTCACCACCATCTCCCACGTGTACCTTTACATCAACGAGGAAAACATTCTCATCTCCGGGAACACGGTGAAG GTTAACGGAACACCGGTGTCGGTTCCCTTTCTTACTGGTCAGATGACACGTCTGTCCACGTCCGAGGGATTCATCATCATCGACACAGCGCAGGACATCCAGGTCCGGTACAACCACTTTAGTACCCTCAGCATCGCCATGGGCCAGCGGCTTCAGAACAAAGTTTGTGGCCTTTGTGGCAACTTCAACGGAGACCCCAGCGATGACTACATTACCTCTAGAGGCAAACCTGCCGTCAGTGCTTTGGAGCTGGCCCAGAGCTGGAAAACCAACGGTATGCAGAACAG TTGTGATGAGACCCAGTATGTGGCTCTGGCGCAGTCCTGTGACAATACTGCGGTGGTGGCCCTGCAAGCTGAAGATGCTTGCCAGAAGCTGACCCAGCTGAAGGGATTCTTCCAGCCGTGCCACGGGCTTTTGGACCCACAACCCTTCTACCAGTCCTGCTACCTGGACGGATGCTACAACCACCAGAAGGCTCAGGTCTGCGGTTCGCTGGCAGCCTACGCTGAGGCCTGCCGCTCGATGGGCACGCTCACCACCAAGTGGATCACCCAGGAGAACTGCT CAGAATGGATCTATGATCCCTGCGCTGGAGAGGTCTGCACCAACTTCACCTGTGAGCAGGAGAACGGAGGCGACCTGTGCGGGTGTCCGGAGTTAACGAGCAGCCCTGGAG aggatgacatcatccaggCAGAAGTGACCTGCAGACATGCTCAGATGGAGGTCTCCATCTCCAAGTGTAAGCTCTTTCAGTTGGGCTTTGAGCGGGAGGACATCAGGGTGAACGATGAGCGCTGCGCCGCCACCGAGGGCGAAGACTTCATCTCTTTCCTGATCAACAACACCAAAGGACACTGTGGCTCCATTGTTCAG TCAAACGGCACACACATCATGTACAAGAACACCGTTTGGATCGAGAGCGTCAACAACACTGGCAACATCATCACGAGGGACAAAACCATCAACGTGGAGTTTTCCTGTGCCTACGAGCTGGACCTGAAGATCTCCCTGGAGACTGTCCTCAGGCCCATGCTCAG CGTGATAAACCTGACCTTACCCACCCAGGAGGGAAACTTCATCACCAAGATGGCGCTGTACAAGAACGCTTCGTACCGCCACCCGTACAGGGAGGGCGAGGTGGTCCTCAGCACGCGGGATATTCTCTACGTCGGCGTCTTTGTGGAAGGGGCGGACGAGGACCAGCTCATCCTCATTGTCAACATGTGCTGGGCCACGCCGTCACGCCACAGCGGCGACCGCCTGCGATATGTCATCATAGAGCGCGG GTGTCCAAACATCAAGGACAACACCATTGGCATGGCAGAAAATGGCGTGTCACTAACGTGTCGCTTCCACGTCACCGTCTTCAAGTTCATCGGGGATTACGACGAGGTCCACCTCCACTGTGACGTCACGCTGTGTGACGGCGACAGGAAGGCCTGCAAAGTG AACTGTCCTCAGCAGAGAAGAACGTCCTCAGACTCCGGACGGCAGAAGGAACAAATACTGACGGTTGGACCAATAAGACGCAGAG AATCCAACTGGTGCCAAGACAACAATGGAGGCTGTGACCAGATCTGCACCAGTAAAACTACTGGGGccatctgcagctgtgtgtcGGGGATGCTGCAACCAGACGGGAGGAGCTGCCGGT CCGTCAGTTCCAGCTACATCTGGAGACCTGCGGTCCTCCTGCTCTGCATCAACGTTCTCATCCCCATGTTCCTGCGTCATGTCCATCTTCTCAACCACTGA
- the LOC130537059 gene encoding tubulin-specific chaperone cofactor E-like protein: MDSSSDEEEGCTFVHVLSDKYNPDNYPYGQGVMVLSSPPGSPVKDHLFLPSTLVLDKRGISKAGNGSYIAAFCAHVVGLDLSQNQLSDWEEICTIVSNVPHLDFLNLSMNPLKGTVLDPTTADIFCHIRKLVLINTHVTWDTVHALTQRMPELAELFLSLNGYGSVSESQITCPTLHLLHLTDNQLRDWTEVRKLGAMYPCLSSLVLANNHVTSVDDAGETFPNLRSINLNNSALSKWEDIERLSFFPKLVEIKAQGIPLLQPYSTDQRHSLLLAQLPSVMVLNSSVVSEGDRESAERFFIRHYQDCPHQQLPQRYHVLVSKYGRLAPLAEVDLTPRSTLVTVRCGDRVEAVSLHLQQTVIDLKKQLKGLLQLPHNGIRLFHIDPEMSSVLGPEELRCGSRALHSYRIREGNEILVVPKVKARCSSSGL; encoded by the exons ATGGACTCGTCTTCTGACGAAGAGGAGGGCTGCACCTTTGTCCATGTCCTCAGTGACAAATACAACCCTGACAACTACCCCTACGGTCAAGGCGTGATGGTTCTGTCCAGCCCCCCAGGATCACCTGTGAAAG ATCACCTGTTCTTGCCCAGCACGCTGGTTCTGGATAAACGTGGGATCAGTAAAGCCGGGAATGGGTCGTACATTGCAGCCTTCTGCGCCCACGTGGTGGGGCTGGACCTGTCCCAGAACCAGCTGAGCGactgggaggag ATCTGCACCATCGTGTCCAACGTGCCCCATCTGGACTTCCTCAACTTAAGCATGAACCCGCTTAAGGGGACAGTGTTGGATCCGACCACGGCCGACATCTTCTGTCACATCCGCAAGCTTGTTCTTATCAACACACATGTCACCTGGGACACGGTGCACGCGTTAACGCAGCGCATGCCCGA GCTGGCGgagctcttcctgtctctgaaCGGTTACGGCTCTGTGTCAGAATCCCAAATCACCTGTCCCACgctgcacctgctgcacctgACCGACAACCAGCTTCGAGACTGGACCGAGGTCCGGAAGCTGGGTGCCATGTACCCGTGCCTCAGCAGCCTGGTGCTGGCCAACAACCACGTGACCTCCGTGGACGACGCCGGGGAAACGTTCCCCAACCTGCGCAGCATCAACCTCAACAACTCAG CGCTCAGTAAATGGGAGGACATCGAGAGGCTGAGCTTCTTCCCCAAGCTGGTGGAAATCAAAGCGCAGGGAATCCCTTTACTGCAGCCGTACAGCACGGACCAGAGGCACAGTCTCCTTCTAGCACA GCTTCCCTCTGTGATGGTGCTGAACAGCAGTGTGGTGtcagaaggagacagagagtcGGCCGAGAGGTTTTTCATCAGGCACTACCAGGACTGTCCCCATCAGCAGCTGCCTCAGAG GTATCATGTCCTGGTATCAAAATATGGACGCCTGGCGCCGCTGGCCGAGGTGGACCTGACGCCTCGCAGCACACTGGTGACTGTCCGCTGTGGCGACCGCGTGGAGGCCGTCAGCCTGCATCTACAGCAGACTGTCATCGACCTGAAGAAGCAGCTCAAAGGACTTCTGCAGCTGCCCCACAACGGGATCCGACTCTTCCACATCGACCCTGAGATGAGCTCGGTTCTGGGACCGGAGGAGCTGAGATGCGGGTCCCGGGCCCTCCACTCCTACAGAATTCGAGAAGGCAATGAAATTCTGGTCGTACCCAAAGTCAAGGCTCGCTGCAGCTCATCAGGTCTCTGA
- the sc5d gene encoding lathosterol oxidase has translation MDLVLNVADHYVLTPYVYPVSWSEDGALRQILSLLVLTNMGATVLYLSLASFSYFFIFDHRLKKHPHFLQNQVQREIRYALTSLPWISIPTVALFFAEVRGYSKLYDSIEEYPLGWPGIFISMISFLFFTDMCIYWIHRFLHHKLIYKLFHKPHHIWKIPTPFASHAFHPVDGFLQGLPYHIYPFLFPLHKVLYLALYVFVNIWTISIHDGNYRVPAALTSVINGAAHHTDHHLFFEYNYGQYFTLWDRLGGSYRHPSALMGKGPQNQICEGSICKEK, from the exons ATGGATCTGGTGTTGAACGTCGCCGACCACTATGTCCTCACGCCGTACGTGTACCCGGTGTCCTGGTCCGAGGACGGGGCGCTGCGACAGATCTTGAGTCTGCTGGTTCTCACCAACATGGGCGCCACCGTCTTGTACCTCAGCCTGGCGTCGTTCAGTTACTTTTTCATCTTTGACCACAGGCTGAAGAAACACCCCCATTTTTTACAG AACCAGGTTCAGCGGGAGATCCGCTACGCCCTGACGTCTCTGCCCTGGATCAGCATCCCCACCGTGGCCTTGTTCTTCGCCGAAGTTCGAGGCTACAGCAAACTGTACGACAGCATCGAGGAGTATCCGCTGG GTTGGCCTGGGATTTTCATCAGTAtgatctccttcctgtttttcaCCGACATGTGTATCTACTGGATCCATCGCTTCCTTCATCACAAGCTCATTTACAAG CTGTTTCATAAACCCCACCATATATGGAAGATCCCCACCCCCTTCGCCAGCCACGCCTTCCATCCAGTGGACGGCTTCCTACAGGGCCTCCCGTACCACATCTACCCattcctcttccccctccatAAGGTTCTGTACCTGGCCCTCTATGTTTTCGTCAACATCTGGACCATTTCAATCCACGATGGCAACTACCGCGTGCCCGCCGCTCTGACCAGTGTCATCAATGGCGCCGCCCACCACACCGACCACCACCTGTTCTTTGAGTACAACTACGGCCAGTACTTCACACTGTGGGACCGTTTGGGGGGCTCGTACCGGCACCCATCGGCCCTGATGGGTAAAGGTCCACAGAACCAGATCTGTGAAGGATCCATCTGTAAGGAGAAATAA